The following coding sequences are from one Zalophus californianus isolate mZalCal1 chromosome 15, mZalCal1.pri.v2, whole genome shotgun sequence window:
- the CCAR1 gene encoding cell division cycle and apoptosis regulator protein 1 isoform X1: MAQFGGQKNPPWATQFTATAVSQPAALGVQQPSLLGASPTIYTQQTALAAAGLTTQTPANYQLTQTAALQQQAAAAAAALQQQYSQPQQALYSVQQQLQQPQQTLLTQPAVALPTSLSLSTPQPAAQITVSYPTPRSSQQQTQPQKQRVFTGVVTKLHDTFGFVDEDVFFQLSAVKGKSPQVGDRVLVEATYNPNMPFKWNAQRIQTLPNQNQSQTQPLLKTPPAVLQPIAPQTTFGVQAQPQPQSLLQAQISAASITPLLQTQPQPLLQQPQQKAGLLQPPVRIVSQPQPARRLDPPSRFSGRNDRGDQVPNRKDDRSRERERERRRSRERSPQRKRSRERSPRRERERSPRRVRRVVPRYTVQFSKFSLDCPSCDMMELRRRYQNLYIPSDFFDAQFTWVDAFPLSRPFQLGNYCNFYVMHREVESLEKSMAILDPPDADHLYSAKVMLMASPSMEDLYHKSCALAEDPQELRDGFQHPARLVKFLVGMKGKDEAMAIGGHWSPSLDGPDPEKDPSVLIKTAIRCCKALTGIDLSVCTQWYRFAEIRYHRPEETHKGRTVPAHVETVVLFFPDVWHCLPTRSEWETLSRGYKQQLVEKLQGERKEADGEQDEEEKDDGEAKEISTPTHWSKLDPKTMKVNDLRKELESRALSSKGLKSQLIARLTKQLKVEEQKEEQKELEKSEKEEEEEDDRKSEDDKEEEERKRQEEMERQRRERRYILPDEPAIIVHPNWAAKSGKFDCSIMSLSVLLDYRLEDNKEHSFEVSLFAELFNEMLQRDFGVRIYKSLLSLPEKEDKKEKEKKSKKDERKDKKEDRDEETDEPKPKRRKSGDDKDKKEDRDERKKEDKRKEDSKDDDETEEDNNQDEYDPMEAEEAEDEEDDRDEEEINKRDDKRDINRYCKERPSKDKEKEKTQMITINRDLLMAFVYFDQSHCGYLLEKDLEEILYTLGLHLSRAQVKKLLNKVVLRESCFYRKLTDTSKDEENHEESEALQEDMLGNRLLLPTPTVKQESKDVEENVGLIVYNGAMVDVGSLLQKLEKSEKVRAEVEQKLQLLEEKTDEDEKTILNLENSNKSLSGELREVKKDFNQLQENLKISENMNLQFENQLNKTIRNLSTVMDEIHTVLKKDNVKNEDKDQKSKENGAGV, from the exons tTACAGCAACCTCAGCAGACCCTTTTAACACAG CCAGCTGTTGCACTGCCTACAAGCCTTAGCCTGTCTACTCCTCAGCCTGCAGCACAGATAACTGTATCGTATCCAACACCAAGGTCCAGTCAGCAACAAACCCAGCCTCAGAAACAGCGTGTTTTTACAGGAGTGGTTACAAAACTACATGATACATTTGGATTTGTGGATGAAGATGTATTCTTTCAGCTTAG TGCTGTCAAAGGGAAGAGCCCCCAAGTGGGTGACAGAGTATTGGTTGAAGCTACATATAATCCCAATATGCCTTTTAAATGGAATGCTCAAAGAATTCAGACACTACCAAATCAG aatcaGTCCCAAACTCAACCTTTACTGAAGACTCCTCCTGCTGTACTTCAGCCAATTGCACCACAGACTACATTTGGTGTTCAGGCTCAGCCCCAACCCCAGTCCCTGCTGCAGGCCCAGATCTCAGCAGCTTCTATTACACCATTATTGCAGACTCAGCCACAGCCTTTATTACAGCAGCCACAGCAGAAAG CTGGTTTATTGCAGCCTCCTGTTCGTATAGTTTCACAGCCACAACCAGCACGAAGATTAGACCCACCGTCCAGATTTTCAGGAAGGAATGACAGAGGGGATCAAGTGCCTAACAGAAAAGATGAccgaag tcgtgaaagggagagagaacgaCGTAGATCCAGAGAAAGATCTCCTCAGAGAAAACGTTCCCGGGAGAGATCTCCtcgaagagagagagaacgatcACCTCGGAGAGTTCGACGTGTTGTTCCACGTTACACagttcagttttcaaaattttccttAGATTG TCCTAGTTGTGACATGATGGAACTAAGGCGCCGTTATCAGAATTTATATATACCTAGTGACTTTTTTGATGCTCAGTTTACATGGGTGGATGCTTTCCCTTTGTCAAGACCATTTCAGCTGGGAAATTACTGCAATTTCTATGTAATGCACAGAGAAGTAGAGTCCTTAGAAAAAAGTATGGCTATTCTTGATCCACCAGATGCTGACCATTTATACAGTGCAAAG GTAATGCTGATGGCTAGTCCTAGTATGGAAGATTTGTATCATAAGTCATGTGCTCTTGCTGAAGATCCACAAGAACTTCGAGATGGATTTCAACATCCTGCTAGACTTGTTAAG TTTTTAGTGGGCATGAAAGGCAAGGATGAAGCCATGGCCATTGGAGGTCACTGGTCTCCTTCGTTGGATGGACCAGACCCAGAAAAAGACCCCTCTGTGTTGATTAAGACTGCTATTCGTTGTTGTAAGGCTCTGACAGGCATTGATCTAAGTGTATGCACACAATG GTACCGTTTTGCAGAGATTCGCTACCATCGCCCTGAGGAGACCCACAAGGGGCGTACAGTTCCAGCTCATGTGGAgacagtggttttatttttcccgGATGTTTGGCATTGCCTTCCCACCCGCTCAGAGTGGGAAACCCTCTCCCGAGGATACAAGCAGCAGCTGGTCGAGAAGCTTCAGGGTGAACGCAAGGAGGCTGATGGAGAACAG gatgaagaagagaaagatgatgGTGAAGCTAAAGAAATTTCTACTCCCACCCATTGGTCTAAACTTGATCCAAAGACAATGAAG GTAAATGATCTCCGAAAAGAATTAGAAAGTCGAGCTCTTAGTTCTAAAGGATTAAAATCCCAGTTAATAGCCCGGTTGACAAAACAGCTTAAAGTagaagagcaaaaagaagaacaaaaggaattagagaaatcagaaaaagaagaggaagaggaggatgatAGGAAATCTGAAGATGATAAAGAG gaagaagaaagaaaacgtCAAGAGGAAATGGAACGCCAGCGTCGGGAAAGAAGATATATTTTGCCCGATGAACCAGCCATCATTGTACATCCAAACTGGGCTGCAAAAAGTGGAAAGTTTGATTGTAGCATTATGTCTTTGAGTGTACTTTTAGACTACAGATTAGAGGATAATAAAGAACATTCATTTgag GTTTCACTGTTTGCAGAACTTTTCAATGAAATGCTTCAAAGAGATTTTGGTGTCAGAATATACAAATCATTACTATCTCTTCCTGAGAAagaggacaaaaaagaaaaggaaaagaaaagcaaaaaagatgaaagaaaagataaaaaagaagacagagatgaagaaactgatgagCCAAAACCCAAACGGAGAAAATCAGGCGATGATaaggataaaaaagaagatagagatGAAAGGAAG aaagaagataaaagaaaagaggattCTAAAGATGATGATGAAACTGAAGAAGATAATAATCAGGATGAATATGATCCAATGGAAGCAGAAGAAGCTGAGGATGAAGAAGATG atcgggatgaggaagaaataaacaaacgAGATGATAAAAGAGATATCAACAGGTACTGCAAGGAGAGGCCCTCTAAAGATaag gaaaaagaaaagactcagATGATCACAATTAACAGGGATCTGTTAAtggcatttgtttattttgatcaAAGCCATTGTGGTTATCTTCTTGAAAAGGATTTGGAAGAAATACTTTATACTCTTGGACTACATCTTTCTCGGGCTCAG GTAAAGAAGCTTCTTAATAAAGTAGTACTCCGTGAGTCTTGCTTTTACCGGAAATTAACAGACACctcaaaagatgaagaaaaccatGAAGAGTCTGAAGCATTGCAGGAAGATATGCTAG GGAACCGGTTGTTACTTCCAACACCAACAGTAAAACAAGAATCAAAGGATGTGGAAGAAAATGTTGGTCTTATTGTGTACAATGGTGCAATGGTAGATGTAGGAAGCCTCTTGCAAAAATTGGAGAAGAGTGAGAAAGTAAGAGCTGAAGTAGAACAGAAGCTGCAGTTGCTAGAAGAAAAAACGG atgaagaTGAAAAAACCATATTAAATTTGGAGAATTCTAACAAAAGCCTCTCAGGtgaactcagagaagttaaaaaggACTTTAATCAGTTACAAGAAAACTTAAAGATTTCAGAAAACATGAATTTGCAGTTTGAAAACCAACTCAACAAGACAATCAGAAACTTATCTACAGTAATGGATGAAATCCACACTGTACTGAAGAAG GATAATGTCAAGAATGAAGATAAAGATCAGAAATCCAAGGAGAATGGTGCAGGTGTATGA
- the CCAR1 gene encoding cell division cycle and apoptosis regulator protein 1 isoform X2, protein MAQFGGQKNPPWATQFTATAVSQPAALGVQQPSLLGASPTIYTQQTALAAAGLTTQTPANYQLTQTAALQQQAAAAAAALQQQYSQPQQALYSVQQQLQQPQQTLLTQPAVALPTSLSLSTPQPAAQITVSYPTPRSSQQQTQPQKQRVFTGVVTKLHDTFGFVDEDVFFQLSAVKGKSPQVGDRVLVEATYNPNMPFKWNAQRIQTLPNQNQSQTQPLLKTPPAVLQPIAPQTTFGVQAQPQPQSLLQAQISAASITPLLQTQPQPLLQQPQQKVSQPQPARRLDPPSRFSGRNDRGDQVPNRKDDRSRERERERRRSRERSPQRKRSRERSPRRERERSPRRVRRVVPRYTVQFSKFSLDCPSCDMMELRRRYQNLYIPSDFFDAQFTWVDAFPLSRPFQLGNYCNFYVMHREVESLEKSMAILDPPDADHLYSAKVMLMASPSMEDLYHKSCALAEDPQELRDGFQHPARLVKFLVGMKGKDEAMAIGGHWSPSLDGPDPEKDPSVLIKTAIRCCKALTGIDLSVCTQWYRFAEIRYHRPEETHKGRTVPAHVETVVLFFPDVWHCLPTRSEWETLSRGYKQQLVEKLQGERKEADGEQDEEEKDDGEAKEISTPTHWSKLDPKTMKVNDLRKELESRALSSKGLKSQLIARLTKQLKVEEQKEEQKELEKSEKEEEEEDDRKSEDDKEEEERKRQEEMERQRRERRYILPDEPAIIVHPNWAAKSGKFDCSIMSLSVLLDYRLEDNKEHSFEVSLFAELFNEMLQRDFGVRIYKSLLSLPEKEDKKEKEKKSKKDERKDKKEDRDEETDEPKPKRRKSGDDKDKKEDRDERKKEDKRKEDSKDDDETEEDNNQDEYDPMEAEEAEDEEDDRDEEEINKRDDKRDINRYCKERPSKDKEKEKTQMITINRDLLMAFVYFDQSHCGYLLEKDLEEILYTLGLHLSRAQVKKLLNKVVLRESCFYRKLTDTSKDEENHEESEALQEDMLGNRLLLPTPTVKQESKDVEENVGLIVYNGAMVDVGSLLQKLEKSEKVRAEVEQKLQLLEEKTDEDEKTILNLENSNKSLSGELREVKKDFNQLQENLKISENMNLQFENQLNKTIRNLSTVMDEIHTVLKKDNVKNEDKDQKSKENGAGV, encoded by the exons tTACAGCAACCTCAGCAGACCCTTTTAACACAG CCAGCTGTTGCACTGCCTACAAGCCTTAGCCTGTCTACTCCTCAGCCTGCAGCACAGATAACTGTATCGTATCCAACACCAAGGTCCAGTCAGCAACAAACCCAGCCTCAGAAACAGCGTGTTTTTACAGGAGTGGTTACAAAACTACATGATACATTTGGATTTGTGGATGAAGATGTATTCTTTCAGCTTAG TGCTGTCAAAGGGAAGAGCCCCCAAGTGGGTGACAGAGTATTGGTTGAAGCTACATATAATCCCAATATGCCTTTTAAATGGAATGCTCAAAGAATTCAGACACTACCAAATCAG aatcaGTCCCAAACTCAACCTTTACTGAAGACTCCTCCTGCTGTACTTCAGCCAATTGCACCACAGACTACATTTGGTGTTCAGGCTCAGCCCCAACCCCAGTCCCTGCTGCAGGCCCAGATCTCAGCAGCTTCTATTACACCATTATTGCAGACTCAGCCACAGCCTTTATTACAGCAGCCACAGCAGAAAG TTTCACAGCCACAACCAGCACGAAGATTAGACCCACCGTCCAGATTTTCAGGAAGGAATGACAGAGGGGATCAAGTGCCTAACAGAAAAGATGAccgaag tcgtgaaagggagagagaacgaCGTAGATCCAGAGAAAGATCTCCTCAGAGAAAACGTTCCCGGGAGAGATCTCCtcgaagagagagagaacgatcACCTCGGAGAGTTCGACGTGTTGTTCCACGTTACACagttcagttttcaaaattttccttAGATTG TCCTAGTTGTGACATGATGGAACTAAGGCGCCGTTATCAGAATTTATATATACCTAGTGACTTTTTTGATGCTCAGTTTACATGGGTGGATGCTTTCCCTTTGTCAAGACCATTTCAGCTGGGAAATTACTGCAATTTCTATGTAATGCACAGAGAAGTAGAGTCCTTAGAAAAAAGTATGGCTATTCTTGATCCACCAGATGCTGACCATTTATACAGTGCAAAG GTAATGCTGATGGCTAGTCCTAGTATGGAAGATTTGTATCATAAGTCATGTGCTCTTGCTGAAGATCCACAAGAACTTCGAGATGGATTTCAACATCCTGCTAGACTTGTTAAG TTTTTAGTGGGCATGAAAGGCAAGGATGAAGCCATGGCCATTGGAGGTCACTGGTCTCCTTCGTTGGATGGACCAGACCCAGAAAAAGACCCCTCTGTGTTGATTAAGACTGCTATTCGTTGTTGTAAGGCTCTGACAGGCATTGATCTAAGTGTATGCACACAATG GTACCGTTTTGCAGAGATTCGCTACCATCGCCCTGAGGAGACCCACAAGGGGCGTACAGTTCCAGCTCATGTGGAgacagtggttttatttttcccgGATGTTTGGCATTGCCTTCCCACCCGCTCAGAGTGGGAAACCCTCTCCCGAGGATACAAGCAGCAGCTGGTCGAGAAGCTTCAGGGTGAACGCAAGGAGGCTGATGGAGAACAG gatgaagaagagaaagatgatgGTGAAGCTAAAGAAATTTCTACTCCCACCCATTGGTCTAAACTTGATCCAAAGACAATGAAG GTAAATGATCTCCGAAAAGAATTAGAAAGTCGAGCTCTTAGTTCTAAAGGATTAAAATCCCAGTTAATAGCCCGGTTGACAAAACAGCTTAAAGTagaagagcaaaaagaagaacaaaaggaattagagaaatcagaaaaagaagaggaagaggaggatgatAGGAAATCTGAAGATGATAAAGAG gaagaagaaagaaaacgtCAAGAGGAAATGGAACGCCAGCGTCGGGAAAGAAGATATATTTTGCCCGATGAACCAGCCATCATTGTACATCCAAACTGGGCTGCAAAAAGTGGAAAGTTTGATTGTAGCATTATGTCTTTGAGTGTACTTTTAGACTACAGATTAGAGGATAATAAAGAACATTCATTTgag GTTTCACTGTTTGCAGAACTTTTCAATGAAATGCTTCAAAGAGATTTTGGTGTCAGAATATACAAATCATTACTATCTCTTCCTGAGAAagaggacaaaaaagaaaaggaaaagaaaagcaaaaaagatgaaagaaaagataaaaaagaagacagagatgaagaaactgatgagCCAAAACCCAAACGGAGAAAATCAGGCGATGATaaggataaaaaagaagatagagatGAAAGGAAG aaagaagataaaagaaaagaggattCTAAAGATGATGATGAAACTGAAGAAGATAATAATCAGGATGAATATGATCCAATGGAAGCAGAAGAAGCTGAGGATGAAGAAGATG atcgggatgaggaagaaataaacaaacgAGATGATAAAAGAGATATCAACAGGTACTGCAAGGAGAGGCCCTCTAAAGATaag gaaaaagaaaagactcagATGATCACAATTAACAGGGATCTGTTAAtggcatttgtttattttgatcaAAGCCATTGTGGTTATCTTCTTGAAAAGGATTTGGAAGAAATACTTTATACTCTTGGACTACATCTTTCTCGGGCTCAG GTAAAGAAGCTTCTTAATAAAGTAGTACTCCGTGAGTCTTGCTTTTACCGGAAATTAACAGACACctcaaaagatgaagaaaaccatGAAGAGTCTGAAGCATTGCAGGAAGATATGCTAG GGAACCGGTTGTTACTTCCAACACCAACAGTAAAACAAGAATCAAAGGATGTGGAAGAAAATGTTGGTCTTATTGTGTACAATGGTGCAATGGTAGATGTAGGAAGCCTCTTGCAAAAATTGGAGAAGAGTGAGAAAGTAAGAGCTGAAGTAGAACAGAAGCTGCAGTTGCTAGAAGAAAAAACGG atgaagaTGAAAAAACCATATTAAATTTGGAGAATTCTAACAAAAGCCTCTCAGGtgaactcagagaagttaaaaaggACTTTAATCAGTTACAAGAAAACTTAAAGATTTCAGAAAACATGAATTTGCAGTTTGAAAACCAACTCAACAAGACAATCAGAAACTTATCTACAGTAATGGATGAAATCCACACTGTACTGAAGAAG GATAATGTCAAGAATGAAGATAAAGATCAGAAATCCAAGGAGAATGGTGCAGGTGTATGA
- the CCAR1 gene encoding cell division cycle and apoptosis regulator protein 1 isoform X4 translates to MAQFGGQKNPPWATQFTATAVSQPAALGVQQPSLLGASPTIYTQQTALAAAGLTTQTPANYQLTQTAALQQQAAAAAAALQQLQQPQQTLLTQPAVALPTSLSLSTPQPAAQITVSYPTPRSSQQQTQPQKQRVFTGVVTKLHDTFGFVDEDVFFQLSAVKGKSPQVGDRVLVEATYNPNMPFKWNAQRIQTLPNQNQSQTQPLLKTPPAVLQPIAPQTTFGVQAQPQPQSLLQAQISAASITPLLQTQPQPLLQQPQQKAGLLQPPVRIVSQPQPARRLDPPSRFSGRNDRGDQVPNRKDDRSRERERERRRSRERSPQRKRSRERSPRRERERSPRRVRRVVPRYTVQFSKFSLDCPSCDMMELRRRYQNLYIPSDFFDAQFTWVDAFPLSRPFQLGNYCNFYVMHREVESLEKSMAILDPPDADHLYSAKVMLMASPSMEDLYHKSCALAEDPQELRDGFQHPARLVKFLVGMKGKDEAMAIGGHWSPSLDGPDPEKDPSVLIKTAIRCCKALTGIDLSVCTQWYRFAEIRYHRPEETHKGRTVPAHVETVVLFFPDVWHCLPTRSEWETLSRGYKQQLVEKLQGERKEADGEQDEEEKDDGEAKEISTPTHWSKLDPKTMKVNDLRKELESRALSSKGLKSQLIARLTKQLKVEEQKEEQKELEKSEKEEEEEDDRKSEDDKEEEERKRQEEMERQRRERRYILPDEPAIIVHPNWAAKSGKFDCSIMSLSVLLDYRLEDNKEHSFEVSLFAELFNEMLQRDFGVRIYKSLLSLPEKEDKKEKEKKSKKDERKDKKEDRDEETDEPKPKRRKSGDDKDKKEDRDERKKEDKRKEDSKDDDETEEDNNQDEYDPMEAEEAEDEEDDRDEEEINKRDDKRDINRYCKERPSKDKEKEKTQMITINRDLLMAFVYFDQSHCGYLLEKDLEEILYTLGLHLSRAQVKKLLNKVVLRESCFYRKLTDTSKDEENHEESEALQEDMLGNRLLLPTPTVKQESKDVEENVGLIVYNGAMVDVGSLLQKLEKSEKVRAEVEQKLQLLEEKTDEDEKTILNLENSNKSLSGELREVKKDFNQLQENLKISENMNLQFENQLNKTIRNLSTVMDEIHTVLKKDNVKNEDKDQKSKENGAGV, encoded by the exons tTACAGCAACCTCAGCAGACCCTTTTAACACAG CCAGCTGTTGCACTGCCTACAAGCCTTAGCCTGTCTACTCCTCAGCCTGCAGCACAGATAACTGTATCGTATCCAACACCAAGGTCCAGTCAGCAACAAACCCAGCCTCAGAAACAGCGTGTTTTTACAGGAGTGGTTACAAAACTACATGATACATTTGGATTTGTGGATGAAGATGTATTCTTTCAGCTTAG TGCTGTCAAAGGGAAGAGCCCCCAAGTGGGTGACAGAGTATTGGTTGAAGCTACATATAATCCCAATATGCCTTTTAAATGGAATGCTCAAAGAATTCAGACACTACCAAATCAG aatcaGTCCCAAACTCAACCTTTACTGAAGACTCCTCCTGCTGTACTTCAGCCAATTGCACCACAGACTACATTTGGTGTTCAGGCTCAGCCCCAACCCCAGTCCCTGCTGCAGGCCCAGATCTCAGCAGCTTCTATTACACCATTATTGCAGACTCAGCCACAGCCTTTATTACAGCAGCCACAGCAGAAAG CTGGTTTATTGCAGCCTCCTGTTCGTATAGTTTCACAGCCACAACCAGCACGAAGATTAGACCCACCGTCCAGATTTTCAGGAAGGAATGACAGAGGGGATCAAGTGCCTAACAGAAAAGATGAccgaag tcgtgaaagggagagagaacgaCGTAGATCCAGAGAAAGATCTCCTCAGAGAAAACGTTCCCGGGAGAGATCTCCtcgaagagagagagaacgatcACCTCGGAGAGTTCGACGTGTTGTTCCACGTTACACagttcagttttcaaaattttccttAGATTG TCCTAGTTGTGACATGATGGAACTAAGGCGCCGTTATCAGAATTTATATATACCTAGTGACTTTTTTGATGCTCAGTTTACATGGGTGGATGCTTTCCCTTTGTCAAGACCATTTCAGCTGGGAAATTACTGCAATTTCTATGTAATGCACAGAGAAGTAGAGTCCTTAGAAAAAAGTATGGCTATTCTTGATCCACCAGATGCTGACCATTTATACAGTGCAAAG GTAATGCTGATGGCTAGTCCTAGTATGGAAGATTTGTATCATAAGTCATGTGCTCTTGCTGAAGATCCACAAGAACTTCGAGATGGATTTCAACATCCTGCTAGACTTGTTAAG TTTTTAGTGGGCATGAAAGGCAAGGATGAAGCCATGGCCATTGGAGGTCACTGGTCTCCTTCGTTGGATGGACCAGACCCAGAAAAAGACCCCTCTGTGTTGATTAAGACTGCTATTCGTTGTTGTAAGGCTCTGACAGGCATTGATCTAAGTGTATGCACACAATG GTACCGTTTTGCAGAGATTCGCTACCATCGCCCTGAGGAGACCCACAAGGGGCGTACAGTTCCAGCTCATGTGGAgacagtggttttatttttcccgGATGTTTGGCATTGCCTTCCCACCCGCTCAGAGTGGGAAACCCTCTCCCGAGGATACAAGCAGCAGCTGGTCGAGAAGCTTCAGGGTGAACGCAAGGAGGCTGATGGAGAACAG gatgaagaagagaaagatgatgGTGAAGCTAAAGAAATTTCTACTCCCACCCATTGGTCTAAACTTGATCCAAAGACAATGAAG GTAAATGATCTCCGAAAAGAATTAGAAAGTCGAGCTCTTAGTTCTAAAGGATTAAAATCCCAGTTAATAGCCCGGTTGACAAAACAGCTTAAAGTagaagagcaaaaagaagaacaaaaggaattagagaaatcagaaaaagaagaggaagaggaggatgatAGGAAATCTGAAGATGATAAAGAG gaagaagaaagaaaacgtCAAGAGGAAATGGAACGCCAGCGTCGGGAAAGAAGATATATTTTGCCCGATGAACCAGCCATCATTGTACATCCAAACTGGGCTGCAAAAAGTGGAAAGTTTGATTGTAGCATTATGTCTTTGAGTGTACTTTTAGACTACAGATTAGAGGATAATAAAGAACATTCATTTgag GTTTCACTGTTTGCAGAACTTTTCAATGAAATGCTTCAAAGAGATTTTGGTGTCAGAATATACAAATCATTACTATCTCTTCCTGAGAAagaggacaaaaaagaaaaggaaaagaaaagcaaaaaagatgaaagaaaagataaaaaagaagacagagatgaagaaactgatgagCCAAAACCCAAACGGAGAAAATCAGGCGATGATaaggataaaaaagaagatagagatGAAAGGAAG aaagaagataaaagaaaagaggattCTAAAGATGATGATGAAACTGAAGAAGATAATAATCAGGATGAATATGATCCAATGGAAGCAGAAGAAGCTGAGGATGAAGAAGATG atcgggatgaggaagaaataaacaaacgAGATGATAAAAGAGATATCAACAGGTACTGCAAGGAGAGGCCCTCTAAAGATaag gaaaaagaaaagactcagATGATCACAATTAACAGGGATCTGTTAAtggcatttgtttattttgatcaAAGCCATTGTGGTTATCTTCTTGAAAAGGATTTGGAAGAAATACTTTATACTCTTGGACTACATCTTTCTCGGGCTCAG GTAAAGAAGCTTCTTAATAAAGTAGTACTCCGTGAGTCTTGCTTTTACCGGAAATTAACAGACACctcaaaagatgaagaaaaccatGAAGAGTCTGAAGCATTGCAGGAAGATATGCTAG GGAACCGGTTGTTACTTCCAACACCAACAGTAAAACAAGAATCAAAGGATGTGGAAGAAAATGTTGGTCTTATTGTGTACAATGGTGCAATGGTAGATGTAGGAAGCCTCTTGCAAAAATTGGAGAAGAGTGAGAAAGTAAGAGCTGAAGTAGAACAGAAGCTGCAGTTGCTAGAAGAAAAAACGG atgaagaTGAAAAAACCATATTAAATTTGGAGAATTCTAACAAAAGCCTCTCAGGtgaactcagagaagttaaaaaggACTTTAATCAGTTACAAGAAAACTTAAAGATTTCAGAAAACATGAATTTGCAGTTTGAAAACCAACTCAACAAGACAATCAGAAACTTATCTACAGTAATGGATGAAATCCACACTGTACTGAAGAAG GATAATGTCAAGAATGAAGATAAAGATCAGAAATCCAAGGAGAATGGTGCAGGTGTATGA